The Xenorhabdus doucetiae genome has a window encoding:
- the pta gene encoding phosphate acetyltransferase encodes MSRTIMLIPTGTSVGLTSVSLGVIRSMEQKGVRLSVFKPIAQPRHTGSQDQTTSIIRSHSSIHTAEPLDMAYVESLLATNKKDVLMEEIVARYHENAKEAEVVLIEGLVPTRKHPFAQSLNYEIAKTLNAEIVFVTAQGTNTPEQLKESIELTRAEYGGSKNQNIIGVIVNKLNAPVDDQGRTRPDLSEIFDESTKATVAHIDPNAIVKNSPLPILGCIPWSFDLIATRAIDMAKHLKADIINEGAIESRRIKSVTFCARSIPNMLEYFRPGSLLVTSADRPDVLITACLAAMNGIEIGAVLLTGGYSIDDSIRELCERAFSTGLPVFTVKTNTWQTSLNLQSFSLEVPADDHERIEKVQNYVAQHISSEWIDSLAAASERPNLLSPPAFRYQLTELARQAGKRIVLPEGDEPRTVKAAAICAERGIAECILLGDPEEIRRVAAAQGVELGTRIEIVNPAAVRERYVPRLVELRKNKGMTEVVAREQLEDNVVLGTLMLEQNEVDGLVSGAVHTTANTIRPPLQLIKTAPNSSLVSSVFFMLLPEQVLVYGDCAINPDPTAEQLSEIAIQSADSAKAFGIEPRVAMISYSTGNSGAGSDVEKVREATRLAQEKRPDLIIDGPLQYDAAIMADVAKSKAPNSPVAGQATVFIFPDLNTGNTTYKAVQRSADLVSIGPMLQGMRKPVNDLSRGALVDDIVYTVALTAIQSTQQENA; translated from the coding sequence GTGTCCCGTACAATTATGCTAATCCCTACTGGCACCAGCGTTGGTTTAACCAGTGTCAGTTTGGGTGTTATCCGCTCTATGGAGCAAAAAGGCGTTCGCCTGAGCGTTTTCAAACCTATCGCCCAACCCCGTCACACGGGTTCCCAAGATCAAACCACTTCCATTATCCGTTCACACTCCAGCATCCATACCGCTGAACCGCTGGATATGGCCTATGTGGAATCGTTGCTGGCCACCAATAAAAAAGACGTCTTAATGGAAGAGATCGTGGCACGTTACCACGAAAACGCCAAAGAGGCAGAAGTGGTGCTAATCGAAGGTCTGGTGCCGACGCGCAAACATCCGTTTGCCCAATCCCTGAACTATGAAATCGCCAAGACACTGAACGCGGAAATCGTGTTCGTGACGGCTCAGGGAACCAACACGCCGGAGCAACTGAAAGAGAGCATTGAACTGACCCGTGCTGAATACGGCGGCAGCAAGAACCAAAACATTATCGGTGTCATTGTCAATAAACTGAATGCCCCGGTTGATGATCAAGGCCGCACCCGCCCGGATTTGTCTGAAATCTTTGATGAATCCACCAAAGCAACGGTTGCGCATATCGATCCCAATGCCATCGTCAAAAACAGCCCGCTGCCGATTCTCGGCTGCATCCCGTGGAGTTTCGACCTGATCGCGACCCGTGCGATTGATATGGCCAAGCACCTGAAAGCGGATATCATTAATGAAGGCGCTATCGAAAGCCGTCGCATCAAGTCCGTGACATTCTGCGCCCGCAGCATCCCTAACATGCTGGAGTACTTCCGTCCGGGTTCCCTGCTGGTGACTTCCGCTGACCGTCCTGATGTCCTGATCACCGCTTGTCTGGCCGCCATGAACGGCATTGAAATTGGCGCCGTCTTGCTGACCGGGGGTTACTCTATTGATGACTCTATCCGTGAACTGTGCGAACGTGCATTCAGCACCGGCCTGCCGGTTTTCACGGTGAAGACCAACACCTGGCAGACTTCCCTGAACCTGCAAAGTTTCAGTCTGGAAGTGCCGGCCGATGACCACGAACGCATCGAAAAAGTCCAAAACTACGTGGCACAACACATCAGCAGCGAGTGGATCGATTCTCTGGCAGCCGCCTCCGAGCGTCCAAATCTCCTGTCTCCGCCGGCATTCCGTTATCAGTTGACCGAACTGGCGCGTCAGGCCGGCAAGCGTATTGTGCTGCCGGAAGGCGACGAACCGCGTACCGTCAAAGCCGCCGCTATCTGTGCTGAACGTGGCATTGCCGAATGTATCCTGTTGGGTGATCCCGAAGAAATCCGCCGTGTTGCTGCGGCGCAAGGCGTTGAGTTGGGCACCAGGATTGAGATCGTGAATCCGGCGGCAGTCCGTGAGCGTTATGTGCCGCGTCTGGTTGAACTGCGCAAGAACAAAGGCATGACCGAAGTGGTTGCCCGCGAACAACTGGAAGACAACGTGGTGCTGGGCACCCTGATGCTGGAGCAAAACGAAGTTGACGGCCTGGTTTCCGGTGCGGTTCACACCACCGCCAACACCATTCGTCCGCCATTGCAGTTAATTAAAACGGCACCAAACAGCTCGCTGGTTTCTTCTGTCTTCTTTATGTTGCTGCCAGAGCAAGTGCTGGTTTACGGTGACTGTGCGATCAACCCAGACCCCACCGCCGAGCAACTGTCTGAAATCGCCATCCAATCGGCAGATTCTGCAAAAGCATTTGGTATCGAGCCTCGCGTAGCGATGATCTCTTACTCCACCGGTAATTCCGGTGCGGGCAGCGATGTTGAAAAAGTGCGTGAAGCCACCCGTTTGGCACAAGAAAAACGCCCGGATCTGATCATCGACGGCCCATTGCAGTACGACGCGGCGATCATGGCTGATGTAGCAAAATCCAAGGCACCAAACTCACCGGTTGCCGGTCAGGCAACCGTATTTATCTTCCCAGACCTGAACACCGGTAACACCACTTACAAAGCGGTACAGCGTTCAGCGGATCTGGTTTCCATCGGGCCAATGCTGCAAGGTATGCGCAAGCCGGTTAACGACCTGTCCCGTGGCGCACTGGTGGATGATATTGTTTATACCGTTGCACTGACTGCCATTCAGTCAACTCAGCAAGAAAACGCGTAA